From a region of the Candidatus Azobacteroides pseudotrichonymphae genomovar. CFP2 genome:
- a CDS encoding phosphatase PAP2 family protein — MIMIEKLCHLLEQESQWEKNIFHLLNGRYALGDYFFWLCSNSWLEACIYISCLWIFLHKKNYKEALLVILSVALVFFLCEWISSSLFKPIFHRLRPTYHPDFKECVNTVFGYLGAGTYGFISGHTTNAFGFATITALIFRSRIYVWTILLFACLIGYSRIYLGVHFISDVLVGVLVGLSLGYLVYKLYKSCQIYFLKKNHITISFNRNKTS, encoded by the coding sequence ATGATAATGATTGAAAAACTTTGTCACTTACTTGAACAAGAGAGTCAATGGGAAAAGAATATTTTCCATCTCCTAAATGGAAGATATGCTCTTGGGGATTATTTCTTTTGGCTGTGCTCCAATTCATGGCTAGAAGCTTGTATCTACATTAGTTGTTTATGGATCTTTTTACATAAAAAAAATTACAAGGAAGCCTTACTAGTAATCTTATCGGTTGCATTGGTATTCTTTTTGTGCGAATGGATTTCCTCTAGCCTTTTTAAACCAATTTTTCATCGTTTACGCCCTACATACCATCCTGATTTTAAAGAATGTGTAAATACAGTTTTTGGATATTTGGGGGCAGGGACTTATGGTTTTATTTCTGGTCATACCACTAATGCTTTCGGATTTGCAACAATCACAGCACTTATTTTTCGAAGTCGTATCTACGTATGGACAATTTTATTATTCGCTTGCCTTATTGGATACTCCCGTATTTATCTAGGTGTACATTTTATTTCAGATGTTTTAGTTGGAGTACTAGTGGGTCTATCACTAGGTTATTTAGTTTATAAACTATACAAATCATGCCAAATATATTTTTTAAAAAAAAATCACATTACTATTTCGTTTAATCGAAATAAAACTAGCTAA